From the Oryctolagus cuniculus chromosome 17, mOryCun1.1, whole genome shotgun sequence genome, the window AGACAACCAAAAACGTCTGCAAAGATTGGTGTGGGATGCAAAATCACCTTGTGTTGAGAACTGCCATCTTATGCCTtactttccttatctgtaaagtggAACTAATGAGAACACAAACTGTCTATTGGCTTATTTCAGGATGATGCATCCAAATGGGTGAGTTGCTCCATAGGAACCATTATTTCCTAGACACATTTGTTCAGTCATGTGTTCAGGTTGAGCTGTCTTCATGGGTAGCAGGAGAGTCAACAGGTCTCTGCCCACAGAATGCATTGAGGGCAGGTAGGGAAAATGCATTCTGTTTTCAACAGCAAAATCAAGAGTTAAGACTTTATAGACACATCTGGAGCTGGCGtagtagcacagcaggttaagcctctgcctgtgatgccaacatcccacgtgggcaccagtttgagtcccagctgttctacttccgatccagctccctgctaatgcacctggaaaagcaccagaagatgaactaagttcttgggcccctgccacccatgtgggagaccaagatggagtttcaggttcctctctttggtctggctcagctctggccgtcattgtggccgtttggggagtgaatcaactgaAGGaagctctcactctttctctataactctgcctttcaaatacataaagaaaaaatttatagatacacatatagattatatatacacacacatatatatacatatagatatttATAGATAGATATTTTGAACTCTGTTTAAAGAAGGGATGCAACTGCTGAGTTGGGGGTTGATCCAAATTACCATTGAGGTTTATTAGCTTTGAACAAGACAATGAGAGTGGCTGTAATCCTTACAGACTAATGAGTATCCATTCTCTAGAAGCTTGTTAATGTCTAGGTTtcacaataaaattaatttgcCTTACAAGTGACCAAGTCacttggggtttttatacactGCAGATGTGACCTCAAATGCAAAGAGCTCAGCAAGAGGCTGAGGATGGCTCTGGATGTTTTCCTGGGAAGACAAGAAGGGAAGGGGGCAGCAGGCATGGTCCTGGGAAGACAGTTTAAAGGAAGGATGCTGAGATGGTCCAAGATCAGAGCCCATTGTTTGGTGTggagaaatggacaaaagaaaTAGGAGACCTAGTCCAGGCACAGCGGGAGTTAGTACCACTTAGGGACAGAAATGGAATATTCCTGTTCTGGCACAAACTGAGAGAATACTGCCCTTAGACCTCTAGGCATTTTGCTGGAATCTATAACTTATAACTTCAATCACTCTTACAAAATCTTAGAAGTCTGAAGGTTTTCCTGAAGTGCTCTAtagcaattcattttttttcacataatatGAACAAAAATATCTATGCATAAGAAGAGATGCTGTGCTcacaattttcttgtttttattatttcttacacacacacacacacaaagttgcTGAATGTAATTGTGAGATGCAACTGTTGTTTTGTGCAAAGGCCACTTTTGCATAATGACaagcaaatacaaaaacaaaatcagaagtcCACACAAAATGAGTTAAACGATGGGGAGAGTTTAGAATGAGTATCTTGTTGCTGCGAGTGATGATTCAAGTGGAACAAAAACAGGCTGTAGCATTGGAAAATTGAGGGCACAGAAGCAAAGGAGATCAATTGGAAAAAGATGACCTGGATTTGGGGTTTTATGTAACTCCTTTGTAAACAGGatataaacaaatacattcaAACACCTGCAAGGATGATAAATTTCTAGAAACTTAAAAAAgactttttcctttatttgaattGTTCAGCTTCTTAAGAAATATTTACACCACCTGCTACACCTATGGTAAAGGCACAATCATaccggggtcagcactgtgacacagcaggttaaagccccggtctgcagcgctgccatctcatatgggcactggttcgagttccgcctgttccaattctgatccagctccctgctaatgcacctgggaaagcagtggaggatggcccaagtccttggcctctgcacctgcatggggaacctggaagaagctcctggctcctggcttcagatcagctcagctccagcctttgcggccatttggggagtgaaccagtggatggaagacctctctctctgtctctacctctctaactctttcaaataaattaaaataaatctaaaaagtgCACAATCGTACTGTACATTTTAAGACAACTTCCTTTTTTCTGATTGACAACATTGGAGaagaaatggaatattattttagAATACTAGAGTGtctgtttctttaaattttggtAGATAAAGAAGCTTCTATAAAATAAGAGACATTTTCCTCTTGGGTTTAAACCTGTAATAAAATGTTGCTGACAGActaattataaatgttttatatatttcgTGCATATGTGCTCCTCTCTAAACCAATTTAATTCCCATTAATGCTAATCTTGTTAATACCCACTCAGAGAGGAAAGGAATACTCTTAATAaactattgatttatttgagcgATTTAAATGGGGGATGAGCAGGAAGAAATAGAAGGGGAAAAAGCCACCATTTTAACCACATATGTGTTTCTCAGAACATTTTCCAAATATTAATGAACACTGCTATAATTGGGAAAAATaggaaatgaggaaaaaataaagtgaCAAAGTGACAGTCCTCCATCCATGAAAAATATAAGCATTGTAAAccaattaattgattttttttagtaCTAACTCTGAGTTTAGAAGTGAGATATTGCCAAGAAAAGTCGACTTCctttcttagaaaagaaaaattattttcatacttGTGCTTTTTAAGTGGAAGTGGGAGTTTCTTTTGTAACAAAAAAAGAGTCAAAATCAGCAGATGGGTCAGTTTTGGTCCTCCAATACCTTGTCTCATTCCCAGTTTGGCTGTCTGGCTGTCTTTCATACAAGAAtctctcaggggccagcgctgtggttagtgggtaaagctgctgcctgcagtgtcagcatcttgtatggacgctggtttgagtcccggctgctccacttcaaatccagctctctgctgtggcctgggaaatcagtggaagatggcccaagtccttgggcccctgcactctaatgggagacccggagaaagctcctggctcctgggttcagatcagtgcagctctgactgttgcagccaactggggagtgaaccagcagatggaagacctctctctctctctctccttcgctcactgtgtaactcttccaaataaataaataaatcttaaaaaaaaaaaaatcctctctcaAATGTAATGAAGTTTCCATCGGTCAAGATTTCCACACCTCAAGGAACTTGAATCAGCCAGAAGTCAAGAGTGGCTCATAAAAGCGGCTGGGTCCAGATGTTCGCAGTTTCAGGGACCACACTTGCAAATGAGACTGGGTGCCAGAAGGTGCCGAAAGGTTAAAACCCAAGAGaaccctctctgcctcctcctggatCATCTAGAGACTGGTCACCTGTTCTAAAGCTgcagatttatttttcctttctccctggaACAAGTGCCGTGAGACAGGGCTAAAGTGGAAGAAGGGGTTTTATCCAGGATCTGCCTTCCAGCCTTAAGATAAGTCGTTTAACTTTCCTGACACTCagttttccttctctgtgaaTTGGGTTTATCTGTGGACTCCCTGTGCTCTTCATCCTCCACAGTAGTAAAAAGGCTCAAACACCATAACTAAAAGCATGAGAAAAGCTGTGAGCTGACGGGCAACAGGTATTACTCCCTGGGGAAGGATGTCAGAAAAAGCGGCACAGCCAGAGGCGAGAAAAACCTCAGACAGATAGCTTTTGTCTCAGGGGCtcatattctaaaaaaaaaacccaaaaaacaaaaaacaaaaagagagatgtTTACCCTAAGGCTTTGCTTAAAACGTTTAATGCCACTGATGCTTATAAGTTACGACTGAGTGTATGAACACAAAGTAAAAAACTGGACATCGGAGGATTTAGATCCGTGAGGGTTTTCTCGTCTCTCTCCAAACGTTGGGTGTTGGTTCCAGATTCAGAtggggcaggggtgtgggaaCAAACTCtttaacattcatttaaaaaaaaaaataataaggacaCAAGTATTTTCAGCGCAAATATTAAATTGCCTTAATCTACCAActgataaaaaaatatattatattttgatttttttttagcatttctgTTTAAATTACAGCCTCAATCCCAGCCGAAGTCGTGGCCGGTCATCTGGTAGAACTTGCGGTTGAAGGGCCGGTAGAAGTCACGCAGCCGGCGCAGCGCCTCGCTGTCGATGTCCGGGTGCGGCCGGCCCTTGGTCTTGCCCAGGCAGTGCGGCTTGGGGCTGCCCTCGGGCTTCTTGAGGCAGGGGAAGCCCTTGGTCTTGTTGAAGTAGAAGTGCTTGTCCGTGATGATGCGCTTGAGGCCCAGGAAGTCCTGCACGCGGCCCAGCTCGCCGGCCGGGTCGCGGATGAGCCGCTCGCCGCTCACGAAGAGCAGCTGGCGCAGcgggaagtggcgcagccagtgCTCCAGGTGCTTGGCGTAGATGCCGATCTGGATGGCGCTCCACGACGTGTCGATGAGGCCCGCGCTCCTGTTCTTGAACGTCAGGCTCTCGAAGCTGGGGATGTCGGGCCGCTTGGACAGCGTCTGCGTGTAGTCCGAGATGGCCCGGGTCACCGGGTCGCGCACCACCACGATGAGCTTGGTGTCCTTGGACATGGCCGAGATGCGCGCGGGCGCCTCGCGCGTCACGAAGTAGCTGGGCGTCTTCTCCATGGTGATCTGTCCGTCCAGGGTCCTCGGCATCAGGTCCCTGGGCAAAGCACgaggaggagaaaaaagggaCGTTAGCGCCTGCAGAATGAGCGACTTCCCCTTATTTCCCTGGAGAGCGGCGCCACTGCGGAGCCGGACTGAGCGAGTCACAGCCCCAGCTGTCTGACCCTGGAGGAGTCGCATAGTCCTCAGGCCCCTCGGGTGTTGATAACATCACCGATCTCACAGGAGTGATGATTACATGAGCTAACGGACCTCAACAGCTTAGATATAGGCCTGGACGGGAGCAAGTAACAtgcttgttcttttaaaaatgctttattgtcattattattattatcatattattattattattatcaattcACAATGCTGTAAGAAAACAGCCTTGGTCAAATCCTTTGGGTGAAGGAGAATATTGCCATAAACACACTTATACTGCTATaagagggttttttaaaaattctgaacttTTCCTTCTTAAAGCAATGACACTTAGCATAATATTGCACATTACATCAAATACTTGCCTTCATAATTCCTGGGTGTTCTCATTACAGGTAAGATTTATTAAATAATCCCTTTTATATCTAATGGTTTGAAATGCCATCATTATCATATTCTAActatctttcttcctctctacaTTGGCTCAATTGTAAGTTATTGCCACCTTACAATATATTTTCACATATACCCAAGCAAATTTTGACAAAGTTGTTTTGTGTGTTCTTGatgttgcttgtttgtttattttttctaatcaaTGGTAACATTTCCTTGTCATGTTAAAAAAGTCCCACTGAAGTTGTTTTTAAGAtgcttatttctgtttatttgaaaggcagagtgacacacagagagaaacagagaaatcctccatctgctggttcttttcccaaatgcacacaacagaaaaggctgggccaagacaaagtcagaaacctggaattccatcccggtcttccatgtgggcagcagggatccacTGAGCCACCAccgcttgctgcctcccaggaagctggattgaaggggagtagccaggactctccTAGGAGATGCTGGTTTTGTACGCGGGGTCACAAggaacagcttaacctgctgtgtcagtcTCGACCCCTCCCAGTGAAGGGTCCATAGAGCAGATTGTTACTGGATTCAAGTGTGCTTTCTCACTGAGAACTGAGGAACTTCCTGGCCAGCCACAtactggggtcaggagccacaCAGCCTATCTGCTCTTCTAACTTACGTGTACTGGCATTATACgcatatttgaaaaatgtatacatatatatatatatataatctgatATTAAGGTGTTATCTTTCTAATTCCAAGTCTTTTAAGAAATAGATGCTTGCTCAAATCAATACTAGA encodes:
- the HS3ST3A1 gene encoding heparan sulfate glucosamine 3-O-sulfotransferase 3A1; translation: MAPPGPAGALPTSAEPLSRNIFRKFLLTLCSLLTSLYVFYCLAERCHSLSGPVAGLSGGGEEAGAPGRGVLAAGRRELTRWPAAAHRKRLLQLQRARRPRPPVPRDPGDVAAWEEETPGLAASPGGSGAGSSVAEAPTPGTLALLLDEGSKQLPQAIIIGVKKGGTRALLEFLRVHPDVRAVGAEPHFFDRSYDKGLAWYRDLMPRTLDGQITMEKTPSYFVTREAPARISAMSKDTKLIVVVRDPVTRAISDYTQTLSKRPDIPSFESLTFKNRSAGLIDTSWSAIQIGIYAKHLEHWLRHFPLRQLLFVSGERLIRDPAGELGRVQDFLGLKRIITDKHFYFNKTKGFPCLKKPEGSPKPHCLGKTKGRPHPDIDSEALRRLRDFYRPFNRKFYQMTGHDFGWD